In Acidobacteriota bacterium, one genomic interval encodes:
- a CDS encoding D-aminoacylase, with product MRRTERSEACGLARFFTSRRGRRRTQCAALLLGAGFALTTCGPGEPPPAGTVIVNARVLDGSGDQSRDVNVRIEGDRIAAVGDFEPAAGDTVVDADGLVLAPGFIDVHSHHDSRLFELPEALAAVNQGITTIVAGQDGGHQHPLAEFFGRLDATPVAVNVASYAGFGTLREEVMGEDYQRHATPDEVAAMSDLLRGELEAGALGLSSGLEYDPGSFSATEEVVELARVAASHGGTYISHIRSEDRYFWEAIEEIIRIGREADLPVQVTHMKLAMNSWWGQAERLLTRLDEARASGVEITADIYPYRAWSTSFTWLTTVFPDRDLDRRDGAEYILRDLLSPDDVLLPDFLPEPAYNGLTLAEIAEVRGSDVETTLMDLLKADTEMGSESLMIGFAMDEPDIEAIMAWPHAVICSDGGLAGSHPRGFGAFTRFLGRYVRERNVVSLEEGIRKMTSLSAQHLGIADRGAIEEGHYADLVLFDPETVIDRSTYEDPHLPSVGIEKVWVNGELVFDGGETTGNRPGRVIRR from the coding sequence ATGAGGAGGACAGAGCGGAGCGAGGCCTGCGGCCTCGCGCGTTTCTTCACAAGCCGGCGGGGACGCCGGCGCACCCAGTGCGCGGCGCTGCTGCTTGGCGCCGGGTTCGCCTTGACGACTTGCGGCCCCGGCGAGCCGCCGCCCGCCGGCACGGTGATCGTCAACGCCCGCGTCCTCGACGGCAGCGGGGATCAGTCCCGGGACGTCAACGTCCGCATCGAGGGCGACCGCATCGCCGCCGTCGGCGACTTCGAGCCGGCCGCCGGGGACACCGTCGTCGACGCGGACGGCCTGGTCCTGGCGCCCGGCTTCATCGACGTCCACAGTCACCACGACTCCAGGCTGTTCGAGTTGCCGGAGGCTCTGGCCGCGGTGAATCAGGGCATCACGACGATCGTGGCCGGGCAGGACGGCGGTCACCAGCACCCTCTCGCCGAGTTCTTCGGCAGACTCGACGCGACGCCGGTCGCCGTCAACGTAGCGTCCTACGCCGGTTTCGGGACCCTCCGCGAAGAGGTCATGGGCGAGGACTACCAGCGCCACGCGACGCCCGACGAAGTCGCCGCGATGTCGGATCTGCTGCGGGGCGAACTGGAAGCCGGCGCGCTCGGGCTCTCGTCCGGCCTGGAGTACGACCCCGGCTCTTTCTCGGCAACCGAAGAAGTGGTCGAACTCGCCCGCGTGGCGGCCTCCCACGGTGGCACCTACATCAGCCACATCCGCAGCGAGGACCGCTACTTCTGGGAAGCCATCGAGGAGATCATCCGGATCGGCCGGGAAGCCGACCTGCCCGTCCAGGTGACCCACATGAAACTCGCCATGAACAGCTGGTGGGGTCAGGCCGAGCGGCTCCTCACGAGACTGGACGAGGCCAGGGCCTCAGGCGTCGAGATCACGGCGGACATCTACCCCTACCGGGCCTGGAGCACCTCCTTCACCTGGCTCACGACCGTGTTCCCCGACCGCGATCTCGACCGGCGGGACGGCGCCGAGTACATCCTCCGCGACCTGCTGTCGCCCGACGACGTCCTCCTTCCCGACTTCCTGCCGGAACCGGCCTACAACGGCCTGACGCTGGCCGAGATCGCCGAAGTCCGCGGCTCCGACGTGGAGACGACCCTGATGGATCTGCTCAAGGCCGACACCGAGATGGGCAGCGAATCCCTGATGATCGGTTTCGCCATGGACGAACCCGACATCGAGGCCATCATGGCCTGGCCGCACGCCGTGATCTGCAGCGACGGCGGCCTCGCCGGTTCCCATCCGCGCGGCTTCGGCGCCTTCACCCGCTTCCTCGGCCGGTACGTTCGCGAACGCAACGTCGTCAGTCTCGAGGAAGGCATCCGGAAGATGACCTCCCTCTCCGCCCAGCACCTGGGGATCGCGGATCGCGGCGCGATCGAGGAGGGGCACTACGCCGACCTCGTCCTGTTCGACCCCGAAACGGTCATCGACCGTTCGACCTACGAGGACCCGCACCTTCCCTCCGTGGGGATCGAGAAGGTCTGGGTCAACGGAGAACTCGTCTTCGACGGCGGCGAGACGACCGGCAACCGGCCCGGCAGGGTGATCAGAAGGTGA
- a CDS encoding TonB-dependent receptor — protein MKLRRLFLYTFVPLVLTAGSAWAQEDDTAQESAAAEDLFVEEITVTATKREESLQDVPIAVTAITPLQIERAGMLDIRDLPTLASSFNMNSSQTESQGTTLRIRGVGTTGNNIGLESSVGVFLDGIYLSRPGIALGDQLDVESIEVLRGPQGTLFGRNVSAGALNLRTRRPSLTDQSGFLNLTAGNFNAFNLQAGVGGPLSDRVGYRLSAAVRNQDGFVESVSGAESYTRDRALLRGQLLWNFADRGSLRIIGDYSDADEECCDAVVLLETPAAALGSFAAAGLPADGGVSVVGPSAFEARRSNSGPFVNPFDQKGLSAELNYNLTDDVSLTYLGSWRDFLASSIQDDFVGIGVYGVSPEAANGFETFDDIESWTQEFRLTGDTERVSWLVGGFASGEDILEHVGLGLLGDFSSFVDAILWNYALAPALAPAQLLGGVPLATGGTFGDVLAADNQALAFSGGIPVGGAFANNVYRQEGDSWSIFTHNTFRLSDRLSLVAGLRYVDETKDGSFRQPAASNPGCLATLLNAQALAEGAAGTPLAPVATTIGNLNAGFNCFPFATPADTGVPILPATFADTFQDDELVYTSQAVYEFSDTVKGYASYTHGFKSGGFNLDSTAAVGGADPRFDSEKIDALELGVKSEFANRRVRLNATLFDYDIEDFQVLEFTGVQFRTFNVPKAQSRGAELELSAVAGQHVTLNFGYTFADSEYPDDCAGDLDAASVQSLCGAKLTNAPENVFSFGANWDDTVGDRFLVFASVNGRWEDDRRTSTQPNLAFDIQEANTKANVRVGLGGYSGRWAVELWSNNVTDEQTKNVTFNTPLRVGSRSTFLEAPRTVGATLRLTF, from the coding sequence GTGAAGCTGAGAAGACTGTTTCTGTATACGTTCGTTCCGCTAGTCCTGACCGCAGGCTCAGCGTGGGCGCAGGAAGACGACACCGCTCAGGAATCGGCCGCGGCCGAGGACCTGTTCGTCGAGGAGATCACGGTCACCGCGACGAAGCGCGAGGAGTCGCTGCAGGACGTGCCGATTGCCGTGACGGCGATCACGCCGCTCCAGATCGAGCGCGCCGGCATGCTGGACATCCGCGACCTGCCGACGCTGGCGTCGAGCTTCAATATGAACTCGTCGCAGACGGAGTCGCAGGGAACGACGCTGCGCATTCGCGGCGTCGGCACGACCGGCAACAACATCGGACTCGAGAGTTCGGTCGGCGTCTTCCTCGACGGGATCTACCTGAGCCGTCCGGGGATCGCGCTCGGCGATCAGCTCGATGTCGAGTCGATCGAGGTGCTTCGCGGCCCGCAGGGCACCCTGTTCGGCCGCAACGTCTCGGCAGGCGCGCTGAACCTGCGCACGAGGCGGCCGAGCCTGACGGACCAGTCCGGTTTCCTCAACCTGACGGCGGGCAACTTCAACGCCTTCAATCTCCAGGCGGGCGTGGGCGGTCCACTTTCCGACCGGGTCGGCTACCGGCTCTCGGCTGCTGTTCGCAACCAGGACGGCTTCGTCGAGAGCGTTTCGGGAGCAGAGAGCTACACCCGCGACCGGGCGCTCCTGCGCGGGCAGTTGCTGTGGAACTTCGCGGACCGCGGATCGCTGCGGATCATCGGCGACTACTCGGACGCGGACGAGGAGTGCTGCGATGCGGTCGTCCTGCTCGAAACGCCCGCGGCGGCGCTCGGCTCGTTCGCGGCCGCCGGACTCCCTGCCGATGGAGGCGTCTCCGTCGTCGGCCCGTCGGCCTTCGAGGCCCGGCGCTCGAATTCGGGTCCGTTCGTCAACCCCTTCGATCAGAAAGGGCTCTCGGCCGAGCTCAACTACAACCTGACCGACGACGTCTCGCTGACTTACCTGGGCTCGTGGCGTGACTTCCTCGCCTCGTCGATCCAGGACGACTTCGTCGGGATTGGCGTCTACGGTGTCTCTCCGGAGGCCGCCAACGGCTTCGAGACGTTCGACGACATCGAGTCCTGGACCCAGGAGTTCCGGCTCACCGGCGACACCGAGCGGGTGAGTTGGCTGGTCGGCGGCTTCGCCTCGGGCGAGGACATTCTCGAGCACGTCGGCCTCGGCCTGCTGGGGGACTTCTCCTCCTTCGTCGACGCCATCCTCTGGAACTACGCCCTCGCTCCGGCGCTCGCCCCGGCGCAACTGCTCGGCGGCGTGCCCCTGGCCACGGGGGGAACGTTCGGAGACGTCCTGGCGGCTGACAACCAGGCGCTCGCCTTCTCAGGCGGCATTCCGGTCGGCGGCGCCTTCGCGAACAACGTCTACCGCCAGGAAGGCGACTCGTGGTCGATCTTCACGCACAACACCTTTCGCCTGTCGGACCGTTTGTCGCTGGTCGCCGGGCTGCGGTACGTCGACGAGACGAAGGACGGCAGCTTCAGGCAGCCGGCCGCCAGCAACCCCGGCTGTCTTGCAACCCTGTTGAACGCGCAGGCCCTGGCGGAGGGCGCTGCGGGAACGCCGCTCGCGCCCGTGGCGACGACGATCGGCAACCTGAACGCGGGCTTCAACTGCTTCCCCTTTGCCACGCCGGCGGATACCGGCGTGCCGATCCTGCCTGCGACGTTCGCGGACACGTTCCAGGACGACGAGCTGGTCTACACGTCGCAGGCGGTCTACGAGTTCAGCGACACCGTCAAGGGCTACGCCAGCTACACGCACGGCTTCAAGTCCGGCGGCTTCAACCTGGATTCGACGGCGGCCGTCGGCGGCGCCGACCCCCGGTTCGACTCGGAGAAGATCGACGCGCTCGAGCTGGGGGTGAAGTCGGAGTTCGCGAACCGTCGGGTGCGCCTGAACGCCACGCTGTTCGACTACGACATCGAGGACTTCCAGGTGCTCGAGTTCACGGGCGTCCAGTTCCGGACCTTCAACGTGCCGAAGGCGCAGAGCCGTGGCGCCGAGCTCGAGCTTTCCGCCGTCGCGGGGCAGCACGTCACGCTGAACTTCGGCTACACCTTCGCCGATTCGGAGTACCCGGACGACTGCGCCGGCGACCTCGACGCGGCCTCCGTCCAGTCGCTGTGCGGCGCGAAGCTGACCAACGCGCCCGAGAACGTGTTCTCGTTCGGCGCCAACTGGGACGACACGGTCGGCGACCGCTTCCTGGTGTTCGCGTCGGTGAACGGCCGCTGGGAGGACGACCGGCGGACCAGCACCCAGCCCAACCTCGCCTTCGACATCCAGGAGGCGAACACGAAGGCGAACGTCCGGGTCGGGCTCGGTGGCTACTCCGGCCGATGGGCGGTGGAGCTCTGGAGCAACAACGTGACGGATGAGCAGACGAAGAACGTGACGTTCAACACGCCGCTGCGCGTCGGCAGCCGCAGTACGTTCCTCGAAGCGCCGCGCACCGTGGGGGCCACGTTGCGTCTCACCTTCTGA
- a CDS encoding VOC family protein — MSEIRMRQICLVAHDLDRIQQQCESVFGVEVCYRDPGVGKYGLHNFLIPFGDQFLETVSPQPGEHDTPGGRYLKRRGGDGGYMVIMQVPRDSYAGYQQRVADLGIRLVSEPGRNERGMGMQLHPKDVPGAIPELRWNVDEERPDGSWWPAGEDWQRARHTEIADGIRAAEIQTEDPVSLAARWSEVLGEPVGAGDVPTIALRDAEIRFVPLRDGRPEGLGGLDIRVTDRARALANAEAAGCRTGDDLVTICGMRLRLV; from the coding sequence ATGTCCGAAATCCGCATGCGCCAGATCTGTCTGGTCGCCCATGACCTCGATCGCATCCAGCAGCAGTGCGAGTCGGTGTTCGGTGTCGAGGTCTGCTACCGCGACCCGGGGGTGGGGAAGTACGGCCTGCACAACTTCCTGATCCCCTTCGGCGACCAGTTCCTCGAGACGGTGTCGCCGCAGCCGGGGGAGCACGACACGCCCGGCGGCCGCTACCTGAAGCGCCGCGGCGGCGACGGCGGCTACATGGTGATCATGCAGGTCCCTCGCGATAGTTACGCGGGTTACCAGCAGCGGGTCGCGGACCTCGGCATCCGCCTGGTTTCCGAACCGGGCCGGAACGAACGCGGCATGGGCATGCAGCTCCATCCCAAGGACGTGCCCGGGGCCATCCCGGAGTTGCGCTGGAACGTCGACGAGGAGCGGCCGGATGGCTCCTGGTGGCCCGCCGGAGAGGACTGGCAGCGCGCCCGGCACACGGAGATCGCCGACGGCATTCGCGCTGCCGAGATCCAGACCGAGGATCCCGTATCACTGGCCGCCCGCTGGAGCGAGGTCCTGGGCGAGCCGGTCGGCGCCGGCGACGTGCCGACGATCGCGCTGCGGGATGCCGAGATCCGTTTCGTCCCGCTCCGCGACGGCCGCCCCGAGGGTCTCGGCGGCCTGGACATCCGTGTGACGGACCGCGCGCGGGCGCTCGCGAACGCCGAGGCCGCCGGCTGCCGCACCGGCGACGACCTCGTGACGATCTGCGGCATGCGCCTCCGGCTCGTCTGA
- a CDS encoding PQQ-binding-like beta-propeller repeat protein, producing MTGATAGAQESSAGDFVPVTDAMLQDPAPEDWLSFRRTLDAWGYSPLDQITRENVGRIRMEWTRSMVDGSAETTPLAYDGVLYVANREDVIQALSAETGDLIWEYRRNLPEDIWGYTGPLARKTRNIAIWGEYILGTSADHYAYALDAVTGELAWETRILDYKVNPAHHSAGPIVADGKLISGRSCRPLGGPDACVILAHDAQTGRELWRRRTLPAPGEPGNETWGAVPYEERRHVGTWMPPSYDPELELVYIGTGVTAPAPRFMLGGTDLTHLYHNSTLALDASTGEIRWHYQHLNDSWDLDHVFERILVDTAVAPDPEAVEWINPRLKAGEVRKVVTGIPGKTGLVYTLDRATGEFLWATPTVRQNVITGIDGATGEVSLNEEVIFRELEQVMFICPSWAGGKDWEAGAYSPLTRTMYFPLRQACAEMLATTDFKSEKVKALDQIVAHYALAANHVVAPGTDQLGTVRAISAETGETRWVYETRAATFSLLATGGGLLFGGDQGGRFRALDQETGDVLWQINLGAPVMGFPVTYAVSGRQYVAVNTGPGRLTNARMTPELRPGRGSNLFVFALP from the coding sequence ATGACCGGTGCGACCGCCGGCGCGCAGGAATCCTCGGCCGGCGACTTCGTCCCGGTCACCGACGCCATGCTGCAGGACCCGGCGCCGGAAGACTGGCTCAGTTTCCGCCGCACGCTCGACGCGTGGGGCTACAGCCCGCTCGACCAGATCACGCGGGAGAACGTCGGCCGAATCCGGATGGAGTGGACGAGGTCCATGGTCGATGGAAGCGCCGAGACCACGCCGCTGGCCTACGACGGCGTCCTGTACGTTGCCAACAGGGAGGACGTCATCCAGGCGCTGTCGGCCGAGACCGGCGATCTGATCTGGGAGTACCGGCGGAACCTGCCGGAGGACATCTGGGGTTACACCGGCCCGCTCGCCCGCAAGACGCGCAACATCGCCATCTGGGGCGAGTACATCCTTGGTACCAGCGCCGACCACTACGCCTACGCGCTGGATGCCGTGACGGGCGAACTCGCCTGGGAGACGCGGATCCTCGACTACAAGGTCAACCCGGCCCATCACAGCGCCGGGCCGATCGTGGCCGACGGCAAGTTGATCTCCGGGCGGAGCTGCAGGCCCCTCGGCGGCCCCGACGCCTGCGTCATCCTCGCCCATGACGCTCAAACGGGTCGGGAACTCTGGCGCCGCCGTACCCTGCCGGCGCCGGGCGAGCCGGGAAACGAAACCTGGGGCGCCGTGCCCTACGAAGAGCGCCGCCACGTCGGGACCTGGATGCCGCCGAGCTACGACCCGGAACTGGAACTCGTCTACATCGGCACGGGCGTGACCGCGCCGGCGCCGAGGTTCATGCTCGGCGGAACCGACCTCACGCACCTGTACCACAACTCGACCCTGGCGCTCGACGCCTCGACCGGCGAGATCCGCTGGCACTACCAGCACCTGAACGACTCCTGGGACCTCGACCACGTGTTCGAGCGCATCCTGGTCGATACGGCGGTCGCGCCCGACCCGGAAGCGGTCGAGTGGATCAACCCGCGGCTGAAGGCGGGAGAGGTCCGCAAGGTCGTCACCGGCATCCCCGGCAAGACCGGCCTGGTCTACACCCTCGACCGCGCCACCGGCGAGTTTCTCTGGGCGACGCCGACCGTGCGGCAGAACGTGATCACCGGCATCGACGGCGCTACCGGCGAGGTCAGCCTGAACGAAGAGGTGATCTTCCGCGAGCTCGAGCAGGTGATGTTCATCTGCCCTTCGTGGGCCGGCGGCAAGGACTGGGAAGCAGGCGCCTACAGCCCCCTCACCCGCACCATGTACTTCCCGCTGCGGCAGGCGTGCGCGGAGATGCTCGCGACGACCGACTTCAAGAGCGAGAAGGTCAAGGCCCTGGACCAGATCGTCGCGCACTACGCTCTGGCCGCCAATCACGTCGTGGCGCCCGGCACCGACCAGCTCGGCACGGTGCGGGCGATCTCGGCGGAGACCGGTGAGACCCGCTGGGTCTACGAGACGCGGGCCGCGACCTTCTCGCTGCTGGCGACCGGCGGCGGTCTGCTGTTCGGAGGCGACCAGGGCGGACGCTTCCGGGCCCTGGACCAGGAAACCGGCGACGTGCTGTGGCAGATCAACCTGGGCGCGCCGGTCATGGGCTTCCCGGTCACGTATGCCGTCTCGGGCCGCCAGTACGTGGCCGTCAACACGGGCCCGGGCCGGCTGACCAACGCGCGCATGACGCCCGAACTCCGCCCCGGTCGTGGCAGCAACCTGTTCGTGTTCGCGTTGCCGTAG
- a CDS encoding type II toxin-antitoxin system RelE/ParE family toxin, producing MSGAIYSIKIKASAAKALRKIDPGDRRRIVGAIDRLAHERSAGSALKGEFGGLRRLRVGRYRIIYETIHEELTVLVVRVGHRREVYR from the coding sequence ATGTCAGGCGCGATCTACTCGATCAAGATCAAGGCGAGCGCGGCTAAGGCTCTCAGGAAGATCGATCCCGGCGATCGTCGGCGCATCGTCGGGGCGATCGATCGGCTGGCCCATGAGAGGTCAGCCGGCTCCGCGCTGAAGGGAGAGTTCGGTGGACTCAGGCGACTCCGTGTGGGCCGCTACCGGATCATCTACGAGACGATCCACGAAGAACTCACGGTGCTGGTCGTCCGTGTCGGCCATCGCAGGGAGGTCTATCGCTAG
- a CDS encoding ribbon-helix-helix protein, CopG family encodes MVQVTARLPEDLVEKADRAASRLNRSRAQLLRQALEYYLEDFEDLRLALDRLNDPADPVLDWEDVRRDLLDQDQGERG; translated from the coding sequence ATGGTGCAGGTAACCGCGAGGCTCCCCGAGGATCTGGTGGAGAAGGCCGACCGCGCCGCGAGTCGGCTGAATCGATCCCGGGCGCAGTTGCTCAGACAGGCGCTCGAGTACTACCTCGAGGACTTCGAGGATCTTCGCCTGGCCCTGGACCGCCTCAACGATCCCGCGGATCCGGTGCTGGATTGGGAAGATGTCAGGCGCGATCTACTCGATCAAGATCAAGGCGAGCGCGGCTAA
- a CDS encoding oxidoreductase has product MTRGFTDRDVPDQSGRTFLVTGANTGIGFETARVLAMQGGRVLLGCRSEERAAGAIAKIRAESPEADVEFLQLDQADLASVRAAAERAAAEPRLDVLVNNAGIMGVPRTLTVDGFEAQFGVNHLGTFALTGRLLPKLEQTEGSRVVITASLAHRGGRIHWEDIDGAKLYSRQTRYRQSKLANLMYMYELHRRLKARGSRTIAVACHPGLAQTEIGRNIPLIQAATPLIRIFFNTQAMGAWPTLMAATAPGLTGGDYYGPRNWEVSGPAGGAWSSPASRDPQLGRRLWELSVEMTGVNPGV; this is encoded by the coding sequence ATGACACGGGGATTCACCGACCGCGACGTACCCGACCAGTCGGGGCGGACGTTTCTCGTCACCGGGGCGAACACCGGCATCGGCTTCGAGACCGCCAGGGTGCTGGCGATGCAAGGCGGGCGCGTCTTGCTGGGGTGCCGCTCCGAGGAGCGAGCCGCGGGCGCGATCGCGAAGATCCGTGCGGAGTCGCCCGAGGCCGACGTCGAGTTCCTGCAACTCGACCAGGCCGACCTGGCCAGCGTGCGAGCGGCAGCCGAGCGGGCCGCCGCCGAACCCCGGCTAGACGTGCTCGTCAACAACGCCGGCATCATGGGGGTGCCGCGCACCCTGACCGTCGACGGCTTCGAGGCGCAGTTCGGAGTCAATCACCTCGGCACGTTCGCGCTCACCGGGCGGCTCCTGCCGAAGCTGGAGCAAACCGAGGGCAGCCGGGTCGTCATCACCGCCAGCCTCGCCCACCGCGGCGGCCGGATTCACTGGGAGGACATCGACGGCGCGAAGCTCTATTCGCGCCAGACGCGCTACCGGCAGAGCAAGCTGGCCAATCTGATGTACATGTACGAACTTCACCGGCGGCTCAAGGCCCGCGGTTCCCGGACGATCGCCGTCGCCTGTCATCCCGGTCTGGCGCAGACCGAGATCGGCCGCAACATTCCCCTCATCCAGGCGGCTACGCCCCTGATTCGCATCTTCTTCAATACCCAGGCGATGGGCGCCTGGCCGACTCTCATGGCGGCGACCGCACCCGGACTCACCGGCGGCGACTACTACGGGCCACGGAACTGGGAAGTAAGCGGTCCGGCCGGCGGGGCGTGGTCCTCGCCGGCCAGCCGCGACCCGCAGTTGGGCAGGCGGTTGTGGGAACTGTCGGTGGAGATGACGGGAGTGAATCCTGGAGTCTGA
- a CDS encoding FAD-dependent monooxygenase, which yields MLIVGGGPIGLMGSLLLSRLGVRSLVVDLRGRTSTHPRSRLLDAPSVELMREVGVEQQVIDTGLGPDWTEYNRWFDRLAGNEICRVPTPSFHSVRTDRSSSMPVMTAQDYVEAILFDKAASDPNVDLRFDTTANGLTQDDAGVSCTIRDNRTGSASKVSAEFAIGADGLRSSTRATIGTTLEADFMDVFFQDVIFEADFSSHTSDRQGGLLFIAHPMGAAVFQPLDGVRRWRCQIGGFDRTQEMTAEFAENWIRSALGANDPVPIEVRTMTEWQFQPGRAGRLGQGRIFLAGDAAHVFIPTGGLGNNTGFVGIRNLAWKIAFVLRGASPASLLETYDIEHQPMAKQRVAAGRRNARLSGGIFRAFHAGGDTEAAARNCRQYGDYDGLIYGYELRSELCAHDDAPAPVVDNPVCDYVPVVRSGRRAPNLWLDESWTRSVLDWNGLGYTAVLGAHVDPGPWRDAADAIARSGFPIRTELLPEVEAASPYDNGEVVLMRPDGIVADHWEASGVGAGEEAERLRRILPIKGRRAISPQPPAS from the coding sequence GTGCTGATCGTCGGCGGCGGTCCGATCGGCCTCATGGGCTCGCTGCTCCTGTCCCGGCTAGGGGTCAGGTCACTGGTCGTCGACCTGCGGGGACGTACCAGCACGCACCCGCGGTCCCGGCTGCTGGACGCCCCGTCGGTCGAGTTGATGCGCGAGGTCGGCGTGGAGCAGCAGGTGATCGACACCGGCCTGGGTCCCGACTGGACCGAGTACAACCGCTGGTTCGACCGCCTGGCGGGCAACGAGATCTGCCGGGTCCCCACCCCGTCTTTCCACTCGGTCCGGACCGACCGCAGTTCCTCCATGCCCGTGATGACGGCGCAGGACTACGTCGAGGCGATCCTCTTCGACAAGGCGGCGTCGGACCCGAACGTCGACCTCCGCTTCGACACGACCGCGAACGGACTGACCCAGGACGACGCCGGCGTCTCCTGCACGATCCGCGACAACCGCACCGGGAGCGCAAGCAAGGTCTCAGCCGAGTTCGCGATCGGCGCCGACGGTCTCCGGAGCTCGACGCGGGCCACCATTGGAACGACGCTCGAAGCCGACTTCATGGACGTCTTCTTCCAGGACGTCATCTTCGAGGCGGACTTCTCGAGCCACACGAGCGACCGGCAGGGCGGCCTGCTCTTCATCGCCCACCCGATGGGAGCCGCCGTCTTCCAGCCGCTCGACGGCGTGCGGCGCTGGCGTTGCCAGATCGGCGGATTCGACCGTACGCAAGAGATGACCGCGGAGTTCGCCGAGAACTGGATCCGGTCGGCGCTGGGCGCGAACGACCCGGTCCCGATCGAAGTGCGGACGATGACGGAATGGCAGTTCCAGCCGGGCCGCGCCGGCCGTCTCGGCCAAGGCCGCATCTTCCTGGCCGGCGACGCCGCGCACGTGTTTATCCCGACCGGCGGCCTCGGCAACAACACCGGCTTCGTCGGCATTCGCAACCTCGCCTGGAAGATCGCGTTCGTGCTCCGCGGCGCCTCGCCCGCATCCCTGCTCGAGACGTACGACATCGAGCACCAGCCGATGGCGAAGCAGCGCGTCGCGGCCGGCCGACGCAACGCGCGACTGTCCGGGGGGATCTTTCGCGCCTTCCACGCCGGCGGCGACACGGAAGCGGCCGCCCGGAACTGCCGCCAGTACGGCGACTACGACGGGCTGATCTACGGCTACGAGTTGAGGTCCGAGCTCTGCGCCCATGACGACGCGCCCGCCCCCGTTGTGGACAACCCCGTCTGCGACTACGTCCCCGTCGTCCGGTCCGGCCGCCGGGCGCCGAACCTGTGGCTGGACGAGAGCTGGACCCGCTCCGTCCTCGACTGGAACGGCCTGGGCTACACCGCCGTTCTGGGGGCGCACGTGGACCCCGGGCCGTGGCGGGATGCTGCTGATGCGATTGCGAGGAGCGGGTTTCCCATTCGGACCGAGCTGTTGCCCGAGGTCGAGGCCGCATCGCCGTACGACAACGGGGAGGTTGTCCTCATGCGGCCGGACGGCATCGTCGCCGACCATTGGGAGGCTAGTGGCGTGGGCGCCGGCGAGGAAGCGGAGCGCCTGCGGCGAATCCTGCCCATCAAGGGTCGCCGAGCAATCTCTCCGCAACCTCCCGCTTCATGA